TTTATACAGCAGCAAGTGTAGAAAAAGAGCTAGAAGCTGCAAAGAGGGATTATCTTCAAGCATCTGTATGGATTTCAAAGAAGAACAAACTAATGATTCCAAAGGTATTAGATTGGTATTTGCTTGATTTTGCAAAAGATGTGGAATCTTTGTTAGATTGGGTTTGCCTTCAGTTGCCTGATAAACTCAGAGAAGAAGCTCTGAAGTGTGTGGAAAGAAAGAACAAAGAATCACTCATGGAGTTGGTTCAAGTAGTACCATATGACTTCAGTTTCAGGTTGCTTTTGCATCAATGAAAAAAAGGTTTGATGATTTGTAATGATAATAATGTTTCAAAAATGTGGAAGTGGAACCTTGTATAGATCTGAGTTGGGTAGTGTAAATTAGAGCAAAAGTTAAAATTTGTTATTGGTTGGCTGAGACCTGAGAGTAGATATATAGTCATATGTTTGTGTTCTTTACGATAAACTATAGAGTGATAGCAATTTATTCAATTGATTTTATCTACAATGTTATATGTGTACACCATTTATTTGTTTTGAGACTAGATTTTGTCTCATTTGTTTTATCTGCAATGTTATTATATGTGTACACCATTTATTTGTTCATACATTTTAGAGTAGATTTTGTCTCATTTGTTTTTTCTTGTCTCTTGCCATTTTTGTTGTCAGCATTCTTGTCTCATACCATGTGTGTGTTTGGGCCAGCTTGATAGTATATAACCTTCTTCTTTTTTTTTTTTTTTGATAAACCCTATCGGCTGATCCAGTCGACCCCGGGAGGAACGCACTTAGTACTACAGAGAAACATTACTTTTTTTGCCTCTAAACTTCTTTCATGTGAAAGTTACGTACCAAAGTATTTAATATGTAGGAAGACACAGAAGTATATAGTCCAGATTCACACAATACTTCATTGTTTAGGATGACAGTAGTATGACACAGAAGTATGACACCATTGAAGAAAGAAAAAATGTGAGTGTGATCTCCATGTAACAAACAAA
The DNA window shown above is from Brassica oleracea var. oleracea cultivar TO1000 chromosome C3, BOL, whole genome shotgun sequence and carries:
- the LOC106332059 gene encoding uncharacterized protein LOC106332059 — protein: MVVALMQKATIVVGGHSLNAITIEHFILRLPYHLKFNCPKTATYEEMKAHSTFGLEWSEPLVTFSLSCGSWSSPAVRVYTAASVEKELEAAKRDYLQASVWISKKNKLMIPKVLDWYLLDFAKDVESLLDWVCLQLPDKLREEALKCVERKNKESLMELVQVVPYDFSFRLLLHQ